A window of Hymenobacter siberiensis genomic DNA:
CTGTAGCCCAACTGCGCATCCACGGTCTGGGCCGTGGACACGGTGCCGGTGGCGAAGGTGGACTCGTAGAGGAAGCTATCGACCCAGCGGTAGTTCACGTTGTAGCTCAGCGCCCGGTTCAGCAGCTGGCCATCGAGGCCGAAGTTGAACTTATGCTTTGGCGTGTTGAAGAACGACTGCGTGCCAGCCTTCAAATTCTTCGTAATGAGTTCGTTGTAGCTATAGTTGCCATTCAGGGTGAGGCTTGGAGCGAAGGCGTAGCTCAGCGTGACGCCCGCACCCTGGCTCTGCACGCGCTGGTCTACGTTGGCCGCAATCTGAATTACGCGCACGTTGCTGCCGGGAGCATTGGTGGTGGCCAGCTCGGCCGGCGCGGGACGCGTACCATCGAGGCGGCCCACAAAGTTCTGGGTAGCAATGAAGTTGTTGTACGTGCTGTAGAAGTAGTCCACGTCGATGTAGAGCTTCTTGAACAGCTCGGCGCGGTAGCCCACTTCGTAGCTGTTCACTTCTTCGAGGCGCAGCTTGTCGGCGTGGTAGAGGTTGGCGGCATCGGCCGGCGACGCGCCCTTGAGCACATCCAGCGTGTAGCCGTCGAAACCGCCGCGCACGTTGCCCAGCAGGAAGGCCCGGCCCACGTCGAGCTTGATGTACTGGTCGTTCTGCGTGGGTGCCCGGAAGGCCCGGCTAAAGCTGGCGCGGAAGTTCTGGAGCTTATCGGCTCCCGGCGAGAAAACAACCGATGCCCGGGGTGAAAACGCCATGCCGAAGTTCTGAAACTGGTCGACGCGGCCGGCGGCAGCCAGCTTCAGGTGGCTATCGAACAGGGCTTTGGTGGCTTGGGCGTAGGCTCCGTACTCATAGTTTTTGATGCGGTCGCCGCCCTTGGTATCCTCAAACAGGCTGCCATCGGAGCCCAGCAGGTACTGGCGGTAGGCCGCGCCCACGGTCAGGTCGGCAATGCTATTATTGAAGGTGTACTGGCCGCTGCCCTCGTTGAGAATGGAGCGAATAACCAGCAACGCGCCCTGCCCGGGCGTTGGGTCATGGATAACTTTGTTGCGAGCTTCGTCAAATAGCTGGGTGCCGGGCTGCAGCAAGGTAGCGGCTGCCCCGGAAGCAGCATTTGCAACGGGCAAGCCCGCCGCCAGGCCGCCCAGGTAAGTGGCCACGTAGCGCTGGCCGTAGGTGGTGGTGGTAGCGCCGGGCACCACCTGATTTTGCAGGAAGCCCCCCAGGAAGCCGAGGTTGTAGGAACCATCGGCCTGCGCCCCGGTGCCGCCCGAGAAATCGTGCGTTGTGAAGGCGCGCACAAACCAGTTGCGGCCTTCCAGCTGCACCCGACCCTGATGCGCCCCACCATTTACGAAACGGTAGCGGCTGGCACTCTGGTACGTAGTGGTGGCATTGGTGTACTTATAGTCGGCCGTGGCCTTGATGCTGTTGGTGAGGAGCACCGACAGGCTGGGCGCGACTTTGTAGGAATGGGTTTTGTTGTCGCCGGCCACCAGCTCGCTTTCGGAGAAGCCGGGCAGAAACAAGGTTTTGCCGCGCAGCTCGGCCGGCGTCGGAATGGGCTGGCCCTGGGCATTGGTGTAGGGCTGACGCGTGGCCGGGTTCACCAGCACATTGGCAAAAACGTAGCCCGTGTTCACATCGCCGTAACGGCTCACTGCGTCGTAGCCCGCCGCCGAGCCGGGCTGGTTGTTGGCTGGCTCAATCAGGGCCGAAGTTGCGTCTTTATTGTCGGCAATAAAATCGTTGGCCACCGTAGCGCCACCCGAGATTTTGAATGCCACCCGCTCGCCGATTTTGGTGGCGTAGCGCAGCTGGCCGTCCAGCAGGTCGCGGTTGCCGCCGCGCAGGCGCACCGTCAGGCCGGGTTCTTTGAAGGGGTCTTTCGAGTTGGTGAGCAGTACGCCGTTGAAGGCGTTGGCCCCGTAGAGGGCCGAGGCCGGGCCGTGCACAATCTCCACGCTGGCCACGTCGAGCACCGGCGCACCCAGCAGGTTGCCGAAGTAGCTGCTCAGGCTGGGCACCTGCGTGTCCATATAATCCGAGAGTTGAATGACACGCTCCGAGCGCGAGGAGTTGAAGCCCCGCGTGCTGAAGCTGGTGGTGAGCAAGCTGGAGCTGCTCACATCAATGCCCTTGAAGCGGCCGAGACCGGCCACCAAATCGGGAGTCGTAATTTGCTCCACCTGCCGCTGGCTGAGCTTTTCCACCGTCACCGGCACCTGGCCGATGCTTTCCTCTACGCGGGAAGCGGCCACCACCACCTGGTCGAGCACGGCGCTGGGGCGCAGCGTTACCACCAGCGCATTGTCGGGCTGAGCCAGGGTGAGCATCTGGGTTTCGTAGCCCACAAACGAGATGGAAAGTACCTGCGGTCCCTTGGAAAAATCCGCTTTTATCTGAAACTGACCTTCCTCGTTGGTGCTACCGCCATTGTAGGTGCCTTTGAAGAAAATAGTGGCCCCTGGCAGGGGCATTCCGGCCTCCGTTTGCACGGTGCCGCTGATGGTTTGGGGTACCTGCGCCCAGCCGGTCAACGCCAGCATCAGGCATATGATAAGAAAAAAGTAACGTTGTTGCATTATTTGGGAATTTTTAAAAACAGTATGCAAACCTACTACTTATTCCCGGTATCAAGCGCAGCATGCGCTTATTTCATCGTCCCAATAGCCGAGCTATATATTCTGAATAACAATCATTTAGTATCTGATGTCGGGGTGTCCGGTCAATTGCGGGTCTCCTTCTTCCCCCACCAGGCAATTTCCAATCTGCAGCATAACACGGATGGGAACCGGCGGCACCACTACGGATTGCGTGCGCCACCACGCGGCCGTGCAAGGTGCACACCGGCTAGCAGCTGCCAGGGGCAATACCAGCACCGCCGTCCGAACCTGGGCCGTCCGGCACCGCCACCGCGTATAGCCTGCTTGCTTGTATCGGAATCAAAAATGCGTCATAGCAAAAGTTGTTTTAGTTCTAATTCATCAAAGGTCCGGCAAACGTTGTCTGACCAGCTGATTTTACGACCAATTATAAACTTTAAACGATGAATGTAATTGATACCTCGTCGGGTTTTTTTGAGCCCGCCGCGCTAACCGCACGGGCCGTAGTAGCTTCGTCGCGGCTTCGGCCCCACCCCCTACTTCAAGCACCGCGCTCTATGGCCACCCCCGCCCCCGCCCACCCCACCACCGAACGCATCACCGTAATGGGTGCCGGGCTGGTGGGTTCTTTGCTCTCGTTGTACCTGGCCCGTCGCGGGCACGCCGTGGAGGTATTTGAGCGGCGGGGCGACCCGCGCCGCGCCGGCTTCCAGGAGGGCCGCTCCATCAACCTGGCCCTGTCGGACCGGGGCTGGAAGGCCCTGGGCGGCGTGGGCGTGGCCAACGACATCCGCCAAGTGGGCATTCCCATGAGTGGCCGCGTGATGCACGACGTGCAGGGCAACCTCACCCGCCAGCCGTATGGGCACGACGGGCAGGCCATTTACTCCGTGAACCGGGGCCACCTCAACCGCCGCCTGCTCGACCTGGCCGAGGGCCAAACCGGGGTGACGTTTAACTTCGGCCAGCAGTGCCTCGGCATTGACTTGAAAACCAAAGAGCTGCGCCTGCGCGACACCGAAACCCAGGAGGAGCATACCGCGCCCTACACCCGCCTGTTTGGCACCGATGGGGCCTTTTCGGCGGTGCGCAGCGCCTTGCAGCGCACCGACCGCTTCGACTACTCGCAGGACTTTCTCGATTACGGCTACAAGGAGCTTACCATTGCCGCCGGCCCGGGCGGCGCGTGGCAGATTGAGAAAAACGCCCTGCACATCTGGCCGCGCGGGCAGTACCTGATGATTGCGCTGCCTAACCTCGACGGCTCTTTCAATGCCACGCTGTTTTTTCCCTACGAAGGTGCCGAGAGCTTCGCCGCCCTGCAAACGCCGGCCGAGGTCGCGGCCTTTTTCGACCGCGTGTTTCCCGATACCGTACCCCTTATGCCGGCCCTGACGGAGGAGTTTTTTGCGCACCCCACGGGCTCGCTGCTCACCATCAAGTGCTTTCCGTGGAAGTACAACGACGACGTGCTGCTGCTCGGCGATGCGGCGCATGCCATTGTGCCCTTCTACGGCCAGGGCATGAATGCCGGCTTTGAGGACTGCACGGTGCTCAATGCGCTGTTCGACGAGTACGGCGACTCAGCCTGGGACACCATTTTTGCCGAATTTCAGGCCGAGCGCAAGCCCAACAATGACGCCATGGCCGACCTGGCCCTCTACAACTTTGTGGAGATGCGCGACCGCGTGGCCGACCCCGTTTTCCTGCTTCAGAAGAAAATTGAGGCAAAAATCTCGGGCCAGTTTCCCGGCCAGTGGGTTCCGCTGTATTCGCAGGTCACCTTTTCCGATACGCCCTACGCCGAGGCCCTGGCCGCCGGCCAGCGCCAGGATGCCATCATGGCCCGCCTCATGCCCCACATTCAGGCCGAGGCCGACTACGACCAGCCGGCGGTGCAGGCCCTGGTGCAGCAGGAAATGGCCGGCCGCCACTAGGCTATATATGGTATTTTCAATTAATTAGTCCTGCGCCAGCGTGAGCGGCTTGGGGTTGCCAACGGCCCGGGCTCCCGCAACGCACGCCCATCCCATCAACACAAGCACCGGGGTGCGTGCCCGCATCATAATCCGAAAAGCTGAAGCCGGTAGTTCAGTAGCGCCTTTATATATTGAAGCTGTTTAGAAAGTCAAAGGACTCCCAAAAAAGCGCGAAATTTGAGGTGTAACACTCCTTTTTTCGCATTTTAATGGAAGTCCTGTCCAAAGATATGATTCGCCAATGGATTCTGCCCGCGCTCACCTTCTCCGCCCATGGCCGCCCCTCGGTCGTGGAGCCGGCCGAGTTGGTGGAAGCCATTCTCTACAAACTCAAAAGCGGCTGTCAATGGCGATTATTGCCTGTTAAACAGTTTTTTACGGGCGCATCGCTGACCTGGCAGGGCGTGTACGCCCGCTTTAATGCGTGGCGCAAGGACGGGTCCTGGCAAGGGGTATGGCTCCGCTTGTTGCGCGAAAACGGGGCCCATCTGGACTGTTCCAGCGTCCAACTCGACGGCAGCCACACGCCCGCCAAGAACGGCGGGGAGGCCGTCGGCTATCAGGGCCGCAAGAAAGCCCGTACCACCACAGCCCTCTTCTTGGCCGATAACCGGGGACAACCGCTGGCCTGCGCCAGCCCGCAGGCGGGCAACCACCACGACACCCACCAGCTCAACGCCTTGTTCGGGGAAATCTGCGCCTCGCTCGAAGCGGCTAATATTCCCGTCGCCGGGCTGTTTCTGAACGCCGACAAAGCCTTTGACACCCAAGGCTTTCGTCAGGAATGCGCCCGGCGCGACATCGAGGCCAACATTCCCCGCAACCGCCGCGCCGCCGACTGGCAGACCGACGACGACACCTTTTTCGATCCCGAACTCTACCGCCGCCGCGTCGTGGTCGAACACGCCAACGCCTGGCTCGACGGCTTTAAAACCTTGCTCGTGCGCTACGAAACCAGCGTCGGCAATTGGCTGGCCTGGCACTGGCTCGCCTTCGTCGTCATCTTTTTGCGAAAAATTAATCAAAAGCCGACTTTCTAAACAGCTTCATTGCGTACTACCCTCCCGAAACCTAAATAGCGCCGGTTCCGGTGCCTTCATACTTCCGGGTATTTACCGCGTTTTGCCCCCTGAGTGGTTACTTTATATCGCCAAAGAATTAGACTTCCTAACTTCCACTACCCGGTTCGCGCCCTTTTCGATTCCCTTCCTCTCCTATGATGACCTGCGCTATTATCGACGACGACGAAATCAACCGGCTGACGCTGGAGCACTACGTCGAACTCACGCCCAACCTGAAGCTGGTGGCTTCGCTAAACGACGGCATTGCCGGGCTCACCTTTTTCCGCGAAGGCAATAAAGTCGATATGCTGTTTCTCGACATTGAGATGCCGCACCTCAGCGGCCTGGAGCTGCTGCGCGTACTCACCAACCCGCCCGAAGTCATCATCACCACCGCCCGGCAGGATTTCGCCGTCGATGCCTTCGAGCTGCGCGTGACCGACTACCTGGTGAAGCCGTTCGATTTTGCCCGTTTCACGCAAGCCGTGCAGCGCGTGGCCTCGCGCCGGGCCCCGGGCGCCGCACCCGTAGCCGACATCCCCACCAGCGCCGACCTGTTTGTGAAGGTGAATAGCCGCATGGTACGCATCGATTTCGATGAAGTGCTGTATGTGGAAGCCCTATCTGACTACGTCAACATCGTGACGCCCAAGCACAAGTATATCGTGTACACCACGCTTAAATCGCTGGAAACCCGGCTGGGGTCGTTCCCGAACTTTATGCGGGTGCACCGCAGCTATCTGCTCAATACCCAGCACATCGAATCCATTGAGGACAACACGGCCAACCTGAGCGGCGGCCACTTTGTGCCCATCGGCAAGTCGTACCAGGAGGCCTTCTTCAAGGGTTTGCAGCGCATTTAAGCTTCCCGGGGTGCTTCGGGTACCTGGAGCGCTTCGGGGGCCGGCACCTGCTTGTACACCGGCAGCTCGTAGAAGGGCCGGAGCAGGCGCACCACATCCAGGGCATCGGCGAGGGCCTCGTGGGCCACTTCGCGCTCCAGGCCGGCGCGCGCCTTGCAGATGCTCATGCTGGGCAGGCGCGCGTCTTTGCGCCAGTTGAGGTAGAAGGCGGCCGGGTCGAGCATGGCGGGCTCGGCGCGCACGAGAGCGCCCCAGCCGGGCAGCTCTTTCAGGAATCCCAGGTCGAACACGCCGATGTTTTTGCCGGCCATGGTGACCGAAAGACAGTCGTTTTTGTCAGGCCGAAAGCCCTGTAGCAGCAGGAAATCGCGCAGCTGGGGCAGCAGCTCGGGGGGCGTGCACAGCTCGGGGTTGGGCTCCTTACGGGCCAGCTCCGCGAAAAGGCGGGCATTGAGGGCAATGGCGCCGGCGGTGCCCGCGTACTCGGGGTGGCGCACCACGCGGCGGAAGGCGGGCAGCTCATTCAGCGGCAGCGGGTGGCGGGAGTCTTCCACCACGGCAGCCAGCTCCAGAATCTGGTGCCGGGCGGGGTTCGAGCCGGAGGTTTCGAGGTCGAGGGAAACGTAGCGCATGGCGAGAGTATACGTAAGAAGCCACGCAACGCTGCCGAGCCAGCACTTTCCCGCCCGGCCGTACCTTCGCCTTATGTCTGACACCGCCGCCGCCGCTCCCAAGAAGCTCTTCCTGCTTGATGCCTTTGCCCTCATCTACCGCTCGCACTTCGCGTTCAGCAAAAACCCACGCATCAATTCCAAGGGCATGAATACGGGGGCCGTGCTGGGCTTTACCAACACGCTGGTGGAAGTGCTGCAAAAGGAGAAGCCCACCCACATCGGGGTGTGCTTCGACGGGCCGAAAAAGACTTTCCGGCACGAGCAGTACGCCGAGTACAAGGCCCAGCGCCAGGCCATGCCCGAGGACATCGGCATTGCCCTGCCCTACATCAAGAAAATCATCCAGGGCTTCCACATTCCCATCCTGATGATGGACGGCTTTGAGGCCGATGACGTGATTGGCACGCTGGCCCAAAAGGCGGAAAAGGAAGGTTTCGAGGTGTTTATGATGACGCCCGACAAGGACTACTGCCAGCTGGTGACGGAGAACATCAAAATTTACCGCCCCGCTTTCATGGGCAACGCGGCCGAGATTCTAGACGTGGCCCACGTACTGGCCCGCTTCGAGATTGAGCGCGTGGAGCAGGTGATTGACATTCTGGGCCTCCAGGGCGATGCCTCCGACAACATTCCCGGCATCCCCGGCATCGGCGAGAAAACGGCCAAGACGCTCATTCAGAAGTACGGCTCGGTGGAAAACCTGCTGGCCAATACCCACGAGCTCAAGGGCAAGCAGCAGGAAAACGTGCGCAACTTCGCCGAGCAGGGCCTGATGAGCAAGGAGCTGGCCACCATCCACGTCAACGTCCCGCTCGATTTTGAGGCCGACAAGCTGGTGCTCGACGCGCCCGACGAAGCCACGCTGCGCGAACTGTTTGAAGAGCTGGAGTTTCGGCAGCTGGCGGCCCGCATCCTGAGCGGCGGCGGCCCGCAGCGCACCCCGGCCAGCGTGGCCGCGCCCGGCAGCACGCCCACGCGCCGCCCCAAGCTAGTGCCCGGCGGCCAGGCCTCGCTGTTCGGCAGCAGCGAAGACGCAGCCGTAGCCATTGGCGCGGAGGAAGGCGAAACCGATGGTTTCGGCGCGCCCGGCGGCCCGCGCAAACGCCTGGAAGACGTGCCCTACCAGTACCACCTGATGGACACGCCCGAGCTGCGCCAGTCGCTACTCGCGTTTCTGCTGCAGCAGGAGGAAGTGAGCTTCGACACCGAAACCACCGGCCTCGACACCATGACGGCGCGGCTGGTAGGCATGAGCTTCGCCTGGCTGCCGGGCGAGGCCTACTACGTACCCGTGCCGGCCGACGACCAGGAAGCTACCCAGGCCATCGTGGACGAGTTCTGCCCGTTTTTCGAGTCGAAAACCATTCTGAAAATCGGCCAGAACATCAAGTACGACCTCACCATTCTCAAGCACTACAACGTGCGAATTTCGGGGCCGCTGTTCGATACCATGCTGGCCCACTACCTCATCGAGCCCGACATGCGCCACAACATGGACGTGCTGGCCGAGACGTATCTGCACTACTCGCCGGTGCCCATCACCGACCTCATCGGCCCCAAAGGCAAGAAGCAAATCACGATGGCCGACCTAGCACCCGCCGCCGTGAAGGACTACGCCTGCGAGGATGCCGACGTGACCCTGCAGCTTAAGCACGTCTTCGAACCGATGCTGAAGGAGCTGGGCTTGCTGGGGCTGCTGAACGACGTGGAAAACCCGCTGGTGCCGGTGCTGGCCGATATCGAGTACGAGGGCATCCGCATCGACAGCGAGGCCATGAACGAGTACTCGGCCGAGCTGCAAGGCTACATCACGGAGCTGGAAACCCAGATTTTCCGGGAGGCCGGGCAGGAGTTTAATATCGGCTCGCCGAAGCAGCTGGGCGAGGTGCTGTTCGATAAAATGGACATCGGCAAGGGCAAAGTCAAGAAGACCAAAACCGGCCAGTACGCCACCGGCGAGGAAATCCTGAGCCAGCTGGCCGCCGAAAACCCCATCGCCGCCCTCATTCTCGAATACCGCCAGCTCACCAAGCTGCGCAGCACCTACGTGGAGGCCCTACCCCAACTGGTGAGCGTGGTCGATGGCCGCGTGCACACCAGCTTCAACCAGGCCGTGGCCGCCACTGGCCGCCTTTCGTCTACGAACCCCAACCTGCAGAACATCCCCATCCGCACGGAGCGTGGCCGCGAAATCCGCAAAGCCTTCGTGCCGCGCGACGACCAGCACGTGCTGCTGGCCGCCGACTACTCGCAGGTCGAGCTGCGCATCATGGCCGACTTTTCGGGCGATAAAACCATGATTGAGGCCTTCCGGCTGGGCATCGATGTGCACGCCAGCACGGCCAGCAAGGTGTTTCACGTGCCCATCGAAGCCGTGGATTCGGAGATGCGCCGCAAGGCCAAAACCGTCAACTTCGGCATCATCTACGGTATTTCGGCCTTCGGGCTGGCCCAGCGCATCGGCATCAGCCGCAAGGAAGCCACGGATATCATCGAGACGTATTTCCAGGAATTCCCATCGGTAAAGGCGTTTATGGACGACAGCATCAACCGCGCCCGCGAGCTGGAATACGCCGAAACCCTGCTCAAGCGCCGACGCTACCTGCGCGACATCAACTCGCGCAACGCCACGCTGCGCGGCTACACCGAGCGCAACGCCATCAACGCCCCCATCCAGGGCACGGCCGCCGACATCATCAAAATGGCCATGATTAACATCCACCACTGGCTGCGCGAGGAAAAGCTGGGCACCAGGATGATACTCCAGGTGCACGACGAACTCGTGTTCGACGCCGTGGCCGAGGAAGTGGCCTACATCACCCCCAAAATCAAGGAGCTGATGACTACGGCCTTGCTCCTGCCCCGCGGTGTGCCGTTGGAAGTGGAAGTGGGCAGCGGGCGCAACTGGCTGCAGGCGCATTAAGAACGATATCAGCGCGTCATGCTGGTTTGCTCAACGATGAAGCAATGCACCCGAACCACCGGCCGGCCGTATAGGGCCTACAATTCACTTTCCGGAAAGCTATGCGACAGAAACCCCACACCACCACCCTCCAAAATGTAGCCCGTGGGCTGCTGGGCACCTTTATGGTGGTGGCCGGTGCCGGCCACCTCACCTTCGTGCGGCAGGACTTCCAGGCCCAGGTGCCCGATTTTGTGCCGCTGGACAAGGATACCGTGGTGCTGCAATCGGGCGTGGTGGAAATTGTGCTCGGCCTGGCGCTGCTGCTACTGAAAGGCAAAAACCGGGTGCGAATGGGCATCGGGCTGGCCGCGTTTTATGCGGCGGTGTTCCCCGGCAATATTCACCAGTACACCCACCACCTTTCCGCCTTCGGCCTCGATACGGATGCCAAGCGGCTGGGGCGGCTATTTTTCCAACCCGTGCTGATTGGCACGGCCTTGTGGAGCACCGGGGCCTGGCATGCCTTGAAGAAGCGGAAATAACGCCCAACATTACAATGGACAGACCCAACCAGAAAGCCCTGCTGGCGGAATTAACCAGTCTGCTCACGAAGGGCAACGCCCACGTCACCTTCGAAGAAGCAACCGCCGACCTCACGCCTAAAACCTGGAACCAACGCGTGCCGAACGCGCCCTATACCATCTGGCAGCTGGTCGAGCATATCCGCATTGCGCAGTGGGATATTGTGGAGTTCTGCGTCGAACCCGAACACCAATCGCCCAAATTCCCGGAGGGTTACTGGCCGGCATCCACCGCCACCGCCGATGAAGAGCAGTGGCAGGAAGCCCTGAAGCATATCCGGCAGACCCGTCAGCAGTTTCTTCATCTGCTGCATGCTCCGGGCACCGACCTGCTGGCCCCCATCCCGCACGGCACCGGCCAGACCATTCTGCGCGAGACCATGCTCATTGCCGACCACACCGCCTACCACGTCGGCGAAATCATCCTGATACGCCGCCTGCTGAAAGACTGGGAATAATGGCCGCTTTCAACCATAAAAGAGCCCAGCACATCCAACGCGCCGGGCTCTTTTAAGGTTGAAAAAAACCTACTTCTTCTGGGTTTTAACGGCTTTGCCCGAGGGCTTGTCCTTGATAACCTCTTCGTTCTGCTTCTCCTTGCTTTTGGTAGCAGGGTCGGTGTGCTTGGGAGTGCTGATGGTATTGACCATGCGGGGGAATGGTTAAAGGTGAAAAGTCCACGAGTGTACGGCTGGGCCGGGTGGGCGGCCACGTTCCCGCAGTTTATGTTCTTGGCTCCGGCCCCGGTGAAAAACCTACTTCCGGTACTTCTATTTGTTGAAAATGGCGAATATGGGAATGCCAGGGTTTGGCGGACAATGCCATACCCTCCCAGATTCGGCGACCGCCCGGTGCCTGACTTGGCGGGCCCCGACCTAACCGCTCATTACCCCATCCATCAACCCCAGGTGGCACCGTTGCGTAAGCAAACCTGCCAAAGCCCTGGTTTATCTGGCCGAAGCACCACCTTTTTCGTTCTTTATGAAACACCTCCTCTCAACAACTGCCCTGGTAGCCTGTGGCTTAGCCGCTGCAGCACCACAGGCCCACGCCCAGTCGGCCGACCGCAAATGGGGCATCAGCGGCTATGTGAGCACCCTCCAGTACCGCGGCGACCTCGGCCGGGGCTACCTCAACACCAAAAACAACATCTACGGCGGGGGCCTCACCCTCAGCCGCTACCTGAGCAAGGGCCTCGACATTAACCTGTCGGCCAACCAGTCGGTACTCCGCTACCCATCCGACGGGGTTGGCTTCACGCCCTCGGGCAACCGCTTCGATGCCAACATCAGCAGCTTTGGGCTGGGCTTTAAGCTCAAGCTCAACAATGGCTGGGCCATCAAGGAGGATGCCGTGGTGCAGCCTTACATCTTGCTCCAGCCGGGCTACAGCTACATCTACACCCATCGCAGCGACAATTTCTCAACCGTCAACCAGAACAGCAACTACGGTTCGTTTGATGCGCAGGGGGCCCTGGGCCTCACGTTTCGTATCACGCCGGGCTTTAGCCTGTTTGCTCAGGCGGGCCAGCACGTGCTGTTCAGCGACGATGCCCGCCTAGATGGTGTGGCCGGCATTGGCGGCGATGGCTTCTTCAATAAGTACGACCAATACCTGCAGTTTTCAGCCGGATTCACCGCCAACCTGGGCAGCA
This region includes:
- a CDS encoding DinB family protein produces the protein MDRPNQKALLAELTSLLTKGNAHVTFEEATADLTPKTWNQRVPNAPYTIWQLVEHIRIAQWDIVEFCVEPEHQSPKFPEGYWPASTATADEEQWQEALKHIRQTRQQFLHLLHAPGTDLLAPIPHGTGQTILRETMLIADHTAYHVGEIILIRRLLKDWE